A portion of the Ficedula albicollis isolate OC2 chromosome 4, FicAlb1.5, whole genome shotgun sequence genome contains these proteins:
- the LOC107603565 gene encoding low-density lipoprotein receptor-like, with the protein MAEWKCNGIDDCGDSSDEDVCAPCTPGMVRCDEGKCILESLMCDNKDDCLDGTDEPSTCGRSCFVRNGGCAEMCTDTHWGVQCSCGAGWVLQADGQSCADVDECSLEYSPCSQLCTNTLGTFSCSCLQGYTLQHGTTCEVADNATQILVAVGQDLALLDVRTQAYRPLLSTETKPRALVYDLLRETYYWLTEDGELRVHHPGKGTQPLYTDAREVNSISVDWFTGQLYWASSHPPAICAGLGDGRGYLTVLGKDIAPEQLIVHPAARSLYWINRGQRGRTVIAAAGMDGSNRQELTVVSMEEPVGLSLDHVAGRLYWISEYKESIETLRVDGSGRHSFHAVLRGHVEPLGLAVFESRFFWTDGTELVSATWVSPQEHTVLLRASISAFTVLHALQQPPRDTAACALGLCSHLCLLSPVHPRGYKCACPEGLFLLPSGKCAELSIVYASGKAISLVHVGPGAHTKQVHQWQESLHLQDVDWQRSVLYGTDDRGTLLRVMGHPGRREAIVTGLPVCSARVDVRSGDLYWLACNRRDIGVIQTTDMSPRILHHARSSIQHLFLDWQLGVLYWLGGPELLTSPCF; encoded by the exons ATGGCTGAGTGGAAGTGCAATGGGATTGATGACTGTGGCGATTCCTCGGATGAAGATGTCTGTG CCCCCTGTACACCTGGCATGGTGCGATGTGATGAGGGCAAGTGTATCCTGGAGTCCCTGATGTGCGATAACAAGGATGACTGCCTGGATGGCACAGATGAGCCCAGCACATGTG GTCGGAGCTGCTTTGTACGCAATGGGGGTTGTGCGGAGATGTGTACTGACACGCACTGGGGAGTGCAGTGCTCCTGCGgggctggctgggtgctgcaggcagaTGGGCAAAGCTGTGCTG ATGTGGATGAGTGCTCCCTGGAGTacagcccctgcagccagctgtgcacCAACACCCTGGGCActttcagctgctcctgtctCCAGGGCTACACCCTGCAGCATGGCACCACCTGCGAAGTGGCAG ACAACGCAACACAGATCCTGGTAGCTGTGGGGCAGGACCTGGCCCTTCTGGATGTACGGACCCAAGCCTACCGGCCCCTGCTCTCCACTGAGACCAAACCCCGTGCCCTGGTGTATGACCTGCTCCGAGAAACCTACTACTGGCTGACAGAGGATGGAGAGCTCCGTGTTCACCACCCAGGGAAAGGCACACAGCCTCTCTATACAG ATGCCAGAGAGGTGAACAGCATCTCCGTGGACTGGTTCACAGGGCAACTGTACTGGGCCAGCAGCCATCCTCCAGCcatctgtgcagggctgggtgatgGCCGGGGTTACCTTacagtgctggggaaggacaTTGCACCAGAGCAGCTGATAGTACATCCAGCTGCAAG GTCCCTATACTGGATCAACCGTGGACAGAGGGGTCGGACAGTCATTGCTGCAGCCGGCATGGATGGCTCAAACCGGCAGGAGCTCACAGTTGTATCCATGGAGGAGCCTGTGGGACTGAGCCTGGACCATGTGGCTGGCAGGCTGTACTGGATCAGCGAGTACAAAGAG TCCATCGAGACGCTGCGGGTGGATGGCAGCGGACGCCACTCCTTCCACGCTGTTTTGCGGGGCCACGTGGAGCCACTGGGCCTGGCCGTGTTTGAGAGCCGGTTCTTCTGGACCGATGGCACAGAGCTGGTATCAGCCACCTGGGTCTCTCCCCAGGAGCACACAGTGCTGCTCCGTGCCTCTATCTCAGCTTTCACCGTGCTGCACgcactgcagcagcctccca GGGACACTGCTGCATGTGCTCTGGGCCTATGTAGTCACCTTTGCCTCCTGTCCCCTGTGCACCCTCGGGGCTACAAGTGTGCTTGTCCAGAGggcctcttcctcctcccctcaggGAAGTGTGCAG agctgtccATTGTGTATGCATCAGGAAAGGCCATCTCCCTAGTTCATGTGGGCCCTGGAGCACATACCAAACAGGTGCATCAGTGGCAGGAATCCCTTCATCTGCAAGATGTGGACTGGCAGAGGTCAGTGCTGTATGGGACAGATGACCGTGGGACTCTGCTGCGTGTCATGGGCCACCCTGGCAGGAGAGAGGCCATTGTGACGGGGCTGCCAG TGTGTTCTGCCCGTGTGGATGTCCGCTCTGGGGACCTGTACTGGCTTGCATGTAATCGGAGGGACATCGGGGTGATCCAGACAACTGACATGTCCCCGCGCATCCTGCACCATGCTCGTAGCAGCATCCAGCACCTCTTCTTGGACTGGCAGCTTGGTGTTCTGTACTGGCTGGGGGGGCCTGAGCTTTTAACATCCCCTTGCTTCTAG